In Candidatus Woesebacteria bacterium, one DNA window encodes the following:
- a CDS encoding Glycosyl transferase family 39 — protein MLNQFNTSLWGDEAFSAVLSKNQPLEIIKIIIRDTSPPLYNLTLHFWYQIFGISEVSIRALSFTYFVITIFFVYLIAKLLWGKKTGIISAILTFLNPFFFTYAFEGRMYSILALGVTSSTYFFLKLIKREEKKKKESSLALVVAYALSVDWALYSHHFAIFAVFLQALWMIFEFLFGNRAGAKKVFRGLVIAAILYLPWVYPLYLQTKMVTGGFWLGKPTLIDLRNLIYEYLAEGIKNPVIKLTFVNKTLGQIALYLIFAILILRKWHKEIKKSFFILSFFIFPIIITWVISQKMQSIFFNRYLLYTIPAAMILVSSNRRKISTAIIIAVIILFGIIDYNYFFHPTKKPFSELANYVKETKTKDNFLINWNSSAHHLWESKFYGLEAPIYNPSESLPYYVGTAQMTKDDVIKEIPNAKRIGVITSGSEDEIKIKNYSIDEVKKFGELKVVWLKKK, from the coding sequence ATGCTCAATCAATTTAATACCAGTCTGTGGGGAGATGAAGCTTTCTCGGCTGTTCTTTCCAAAAATCAGCCTCTTGAAATTATAAAAATAATCATTCGCGACACCTCGCCCCCCTTATACAACCTAACTCTTCACTTTTGGTATCAAATCTTCGGCATCAGCGAAGTCTCAATTAGAGCTTTATCTTTCACTTACTTTGTTATCACTATATTTTTTGTCTATCTAATAGCAAAACTACTTTGGGGAAAAAAGACAGGAATTATCTCAGCTATTTTAACTTTCCTAAATCCATTTTTCTTCACCTATGCTTTTGAGGGGAGAATGTATTCAATACTTGCTCTTGGAGTCACCTCATCAACTTACTTTTTCTTAAAGTTAATTAAAAGGGAGGAGAAAAAGAAAAAGGAGTCGTCTTTGGCTCTTGTTGTTGCTTATGCTCTTTCTGTTGATTGGGCTTTGTACTCTCACCACTTTGCCATTTTTGCTGTTTTTCTACAAGCTTTGTGGATGATATTTGAATTCTTGTTTGGCAATAGGGCCGGCGCTAAAAAAGTTTTCCGAGGCCTTGTTATTGCTGCAATTTTATATTTACCATGGGTTTATCCTCTTTACCTTCAGACCAAAATGGTAACAGGAGGTTTCTGGCTAGGGAAACCTACCTTAATTGATTTAAGAAATTTAATTTATGAGTACCTGGCTGAAGGAATTAAAAATCCAGTTATCAAATTAACCTTTGTCAATAAGACTCTGGGACAAATTGCCCTTTATCTAATTTTTGCTATTCTCATTTTAAGAAAATGGCATAAAGAGATTAAAAAGAGCTTTTTTATTCTTAGCTTTTTTATTTTCCCTATTATCATCACTTGGGTCATCTCCCAAAAAATGCAATCTATTTTCTTTAACCGCTACCTTCTCTATACCATTCCTGCTGCTATGATTCTTGTGTCTTCAAACAGAAGAAAAATCTCAACTGCCATAATTATTGCTGTTATTATCCTTTTTGGCATCATCGACTATAACTACTTTTTTCACCCCACCAAAAAACCTTTTTCTGAACTTGCAAATTATGTCAAAGAAACTAAAACTAAAGACAACTTTCTTATCAATTGGAATTCATCAGCTCATCATCTTTGGGAAAGTAAATTCTATGGCCTTGAAGCACCTATTTACAACCCATCAGAAAGCTTGCCTTACTATGTAGGCACCGCTCAAATGACAAAAGATGATGTTATCAAAGAAATACCAAATGCTAAAAGAATAGGAGTTATCACAAGCGGAAGCGAGGATGAGATAAAAATTAAAAACTACTCAATTGACGAAGTCAAAAAGTTTGGCGAATTGAAAGTTGTTTGGCTCAAGAAAAAATGA
- a CDS encoding Undecaprenyl-phosphate N-acetylglucosaminyl 1-phosphate transferase — translation MNRNFIGAFLLPALITWLFTPLVIKLAWKFNLIDDPKKNRQPKTIHTYPVPRGGGLAIFVGIAISTFLFLPFDKYLIAIMSGAFFILLLGLLDDKFNLNPYLRIISQLLILTIPVVSGISINFITNPKGGIINLSGPEVTANFFGDKFQIHILGSLLAIFWVFVVMNMVNMGAKGIDGQLPGVIVVAALTIAALSLKFSADITQWPVIILALITAGAYLGFLPWNFYPQKIMPSYSGSTLGGYLLAILAILSTAKVGTLIVVLGVPIIDTIYVIIRRISQGKSPVWGDRGHLHHRLLDSGFSKRQVAVFYWLTSLILGILALNLNSSSKIYTIIGIAIFVGGLILWTQNKQKEKL, via the coding sequence ATGAATAGAAATTTTATCGGCGCTTTTTTATTGCCTGCTTTAATTACCTGGCTTTTTACTCCCTTGGTAATTAAACTCGCATGGAAATTTAATCTCATCGACGACCCCAAAAAAAATCGCCAACCGAAGACCATTCACACCTATCCTGTTCCAAGAGGTGGGGGACTTGCAATTTTTGTGGGAATTGCGATTTCCACTTTTCTTTTTCTCCCTTTTGACAAATACTTAATTGCCATAATGTCAGGCGCCTTCTTTATTCTTCTTCTAGGACTTCTTGACGACAAATTTAACCTCAATCCATATTTGAGAATAATCAGCCAACTTCTAATACTCACAATTCCTGTAGTCTCAGGTATCAGCATCAATTTCATCACCAACCCCAAAGGCGGAATAATAAATCTTTCAGGACCTGAAGTTACTGCAAATTTTTTCGGTGACAAGTTTCAAATTCATATTTTAGGCAGTCTTCTTGCTATCTTTTGGGTTTTCGTGGTGATGAATATGGTAAATATGGGAGCAAAGGGAATTGATGGTCAACTTCCTGGCGTAATTGTTGTCGCGGCTCTAACCATCGCCGCCTTATCTCTAAAATTTTCAGCTGATATCACCCAGTGGCCTGTTATTATTCTAGCTTTAATTACAGCCGGCGCCTATCTTGGTTTTCTACCCTGGAACTTCTATCCTCAAAAAATAATGCCTTCCTATTCAGGTTCAACGTTGGGTGGATATCTTCTGGCTATTTTAGCCATTCTTTCAACTGCCAAAGTTGGCACCTTGATTGTTGTTCTTGGCGTTCCCATTATTGACACTATTTATGTTATCATAAGAAGAATAAGCCAAGGAAAATCACCTGTTTGGGGGGATAGAGGCCATCTTCACCACAGGCTCCTTGATTCCGGTTTTTCAAAAAGGCAAGTGGCTGTCTTTTATTGGCTGACGTCATTAATACTTGGCATCTTGGCACTTAATTTAAACAGCTCAAGCAAAATTTATACTATAATTGGGATAGCCATATTTGTCGGAGGCTTAATCTTATGGACACAAAACAAACAAAAGGAAAAACTTTAG
- a CDS encoding UbiA prenyltransferase, producing the protein MDTKQTKGKTLDILISMVLVARPVHWVKNISVFAALIFSGTLFVPFYLKESAFAFVAFCLASSSAYIFNDIIDRNKDKLHPFKKNRPIASGRLPIDIALSESLALASLAVVFSFRLDDIFTLIIVFYLVLQVLYSLWLKNLAVIDILVIATGFILRVYGGAFAINAHLSVWFLLCVISVSLFLASGKRKAELNITEGKEAKTRSSLSNYQRELLNSYVTMFGNAAWMSWSLFSFFESPKASTPLWVFLAEISKTITVNKLLMTTIPVVIFGIMRYQSLIFAGKTERPEKLILTDTALVFAVLIWTVMVIWILYSGAAVWI; encoded by the coding sequence ATGGACACAAAACAAACAAAAGGAAAAACTTTAGATATCTTAATAAGTATGGTTTTGGTAGCAAGGCCTGTTCACTGGGTCAAGAATATTTCTGTCTTTGCTGCCTTAATCTTCTCAGGAACTCTTTTTGTTCCCTTCTACCTAAAAGAAAGCGCTTTTGCTTTTGTGGCTTTTTGTCTTGCCTCCTCAAGTGCCTATATTTTCAATGATATTATTGATAGAAACAAAGACAAATTGCATCCTTTCAAAAAAAACAGGCCGATTGCATCAGGCAGGCTGCCCATTGACATTGCCCTATCAGAAAGCTTGGCTTTAGCTTCATTGGCTGTTGTTTTTTCCTTTCGCTTAGATGATATTTTTACTTTAATCATCGTTTTTTATTTAGTCCTGCAGGTCCTCTACAGTCTTTGGCTTAAAAACTTAGCTGTTATTGACATTTTGGTTATTGCCACTGGCTTTATCTTACGAGTCTATGGAGGAGCTTTTGCCATCAACGCTCATCTTTCTGTCTGGTTTTTGCTTTGTGTAATTTCAGTATCGCTTTTTCTTGCTTCAGGAAAAAGAAAAGCTGAGCTAAATATTACAGAAGGGAAAGAAGCAAAAACAAGAAGCTCTCTTTCAAACTACCAAAGAGAACTTTTAAATTCCTATGTGACGATGTTTGGCAACGCCGCCTGGATGAGCTGGTCGCTTTTTTCTTTTTTTGAATCACCAAAGGCTTCAACGCCGCTTTGGGTGTTCCTAGCCGAAATTTCAAAAACCATTACCGTCAATAAGCTTCTAATGACCACGATTCCTGTTGTTATCTTTGGTATTATGCGCTATCAAAGCTTAATTTTTGCCGGCAAAACTGAAAGGCCGGAAAAACTTATACTAACTGATACTGCCCTGGTTTTTGCTGTTTTGATTTGGACCGTAATGGTAATTTGGATACTTTATAGCGGAGCTGCTGTTTGGATTTAA
- a CDS encoding Type III restriction enzyme, res subunit — MQLKIYQQNAIDELLTKAKKLLSLGGGKKLVFKAPTGSGKTIMMAEFLKQLVNDREVRKSLGFIWTAPRQLHIQSREKLENYFETSRALECSYFEDLDDRKISENEILFFNWESINKADNIYIRDNEQDFNLSKVLERTKEEGREIILVIDEAHHHATSKISQGLIQMIGPKLTIEVSATPVLRDPDDMVSVAIEDVKKEGMIKKGIILNDDFVNFIKHGKIQTQKLSGGSEELVIDAAIKKRQELVEAYKKEGVNVNPLVLIQLPDRKTSLEDRIRERVESILKNKYKISTEKENNKLAIWLSGEHINKEEVEKPDNYVEVLLFKQAIALGWDCPRAQILVLFREWHSPIFSIQTVGRIMRMPEPDKGHYKNESLNYGYVYTNLGDIEIKEDIAKDYITIYTSKRSFDPNLRLLSCYHKRHREKTRLSPLFIEIFLEKAKEYGLKKNVDIKARKIDLKIISDYKAEDVDALAGAKIIGDKAIKVGGFDLQKLFDFFVRNNLTPFYPEDRSVGRVKEAIYKFFEQELKMPYEDVWEDIVQIVLSEENSQHFVNVLDKAKEKYKEEVEKRESEMVYVPNWNIPETLSFGSEYKKIETKKSIMKPFYSDEKWKSEAVFIDFLEKSENVEWWFKNGDRDATFFAVPYENGKQKPFYVDFIVKLKDGRLGLFDPHGTQLSDFGPKSEGLNKYIDEQNKKGKKLFGGIIANTDQRNYRGRWFYPHTQEDVVF; from the coding sequence ATGCAACTAAAAATTTACCAACAAAATGCAATAGATGAGTTGTTAACAAAAGCTAAGAAACTTTTGAGTTTAGGTGGCGGAAAAAAATTAGTTTTCAAAGCACCGACGGGGTCGGGGAAAACAATAATGATGGCAGAATTTTTAAAGCAATTAGTTAATGATAGAGAGGTTAGAAAATCGCTTGGTTTTATTTGGACGGCTCCAAGACAACTACATATTCAAAGCCGAGAAAAGTTAGAAAATTATTTTGAAACAAGCAGAGCGTTAGAATGTTCTTATTTTGAGGATTTGGACGATAGAAAAATAAGTGAAAATGAAATTCTGTTTTTTAATTGGGAAAGTATCAACAAGGCAGATAATATCTATATTCGCGATAATGAGCAGGATTTTAACTTGTCAAAGGTATTAGAAAGAACAAAGGAAGAAGGACGAGAAATAATTTTAGTTATTGACGAAGCCCACCACCACGCAACCAGCAAAATCTCTCAGGGGTTAATTCAAATGATTGGTCCCAAATTAACAATTGAGGTTTCAGCTACTCCCGTTTTAAGAGATCCAGATGATATGGTTTCTGTTGCTATTGAAGATGTCAAAAAAGAAGGAATGATTAAGAAAGGAATTATATTGAATGATGATTTTGTTAATTTTATCAAACATGGGAAAATCCAGACGCAGAAATTAAGCGGTGGTAGTGAAGAGTTAGTCATAGATGCTGCGATAAAGAAAAGACAGGAATTAGTAGAAGCATATAAAAAAGAAGGGGTTAATGTTAATCCATTAGTTTTAATTCAATTACCCGACAGAAAAACAAGTTTAGAAGACAGAATAAGAGAACGAGTGGAAAGTATTTTGAAAAATAAATATAAAATCTCAACAGAAAAAGAAAATAATAAATTAGCAATCTGGCTTTCGGGCGAGCATATCAATAAAGAAGAGGTAGAAAAACCAGACAATTATGTGGAAGTTTTGCTTTTCAAGCAAGCGATTGCTTTGGGCTGGGATTGTCCAAGAGCGCAGATTTTAGTTTTGTTTAGAGAGTGGCACAGCCCAATTTTCTCAATCCAGACTGTCGGCAGAATTATGCGTATGCCGGAACCGGATAAAGGTCATTACAAAAATGAGAGTTTAAATTACGGCTATGTTTATACCAATTTAGGCGATATAGAAATTAAAGAAGACATTGCCAAAGATTACATCACTATTTATACAAGTAAGAGGAGTTTTGACCCTAATTTAAGATTGCTTTCTTGCTATCACAAAAGACACCGAGAAAAGACAAGATTATCGCCACTTTTTATTGAGATATTTTTAGAAAAAGCCAAAGAATATGGTTTGAAAAAGAATGTTGATATAAAGGCAAGAAAAATTGATTTGAAAATTATCTCTGACTACAAGGCTGAAGATGTTGACGCATTGGCCGGCGCAAAAATTATTGGGGATAAGGCAATAAAAGTTGGTGGCTTTGATTTACAAAAATTATTCGATTTTTTTGTAAGAAATAATCTAACGCCTTTCTATCCTGAGGATAGATCAGTTGGTAGAGTAAAAGAAGCAATTTATAAATTTTTTGAGCAGGAACTAAAAATGCCGTATGAAGATGTTTGGGAGGATATAGTCCAGATTGTTTTAAGTGAGGAAAATTCTCAACATTTTGTTAATGTTTTAGACAAAGCGAAAGAAAAATATAAAGAAGAAGTTGAGAAAAGAGAAAGCGAGATGGTTTATGTGCCAAATTGGAATATACCAGAAACCCTTTCTTTTGGTAGCGAATACAAAAAGATCGAAACGAAAAAGTCAATTATGAAGCCATTTTACAGCGATGAGAAATGGAAATCGGAAGCGGTCTTTATTGATTTTTTGGAAAAATCGGAGAATGTTGAATGGTGGTTTAAAAATGGAGATAGAGATGCTACCTTTTTTGCTGTACCTTATGAAAATGGAAAACAAAAACCGTTTTATGTTGATTTTATCGTGAAGTTGAAAGATGGGAGGCTTGGTTTATTTGATCCTCATGGAACGCAGTTGAGCGATTTCGGTCCAAAGTCTGAAGGGTTGAACAAATATATTGATGAGCAAAATAAGAAAGGTAAGAAACTTTTTGGCGGAATAATTGCTAATACCGACCAAAGAAATTATCGTGGGCGATGGTTTTATCCCCACACCCAAGAGGATGTAGTTTTTTAG
- a CDS encoding Protein with DNA-binding AlbA domain, producing the protein MINPTKADKIISGILESPNESRTIEFKPSVSWPSDINGVQQNNKIQEIIKSILAMSNTRDGGKIILGVEKDSEEKKYLLKGMDENDLKTYDQDLIFEHVRNFGEPEPKFQVLNIKYGDKNFIVFAVQSFIFSPIICKNKRNLNQLENAAIYIRTDKPETKRIAEPSEMREIIDLAIEKELDLFSVRIQRFFRTISSVKVPKSTVTDENRFQEELKDVK; encoded by the coding sequence ATGATAAATCCAACAAAAGCAGACAAAATTATTAGTGGTATACTAGAATCTCCAAACGAGAGTAGAACCATAGAATTTAAACCTTCGGTTTCTTGGCCAAGTGATATTAATGGTGTCCAGCAAAATAATAAAATTCAAGAAATTATTAAAAGTATTCTTGCTATGTCCAATACACGTGATGGTGGAAAAATAATTCTAGGCGTGGAAAAAGATAGCGAAGAAAAGAAATATTTACTTAAAGGAATGGATGAAAATGATTTAAAAACATACGATCAAGATTTAATTTTTGAACACGTTAGAAATTTTGGAGAGCCAGAACCTAAGTTTCAAGTTTTAAATATTAAATACGGCGATAAAAATTTTATAGTTTTCGCTGTTCAAAGTTTTATATTTTCCCCTATTATCTGCAAAAATAAAAGAAACTTGAATCAACTTGAAAACGCGGCAATTTACATAAGGACCGATAAACCGGAAACGAAAAGAATAGCTGAACCTTCAGAGATGAGGGAGATAATAGATTTAGCCATTGAGAAAGAATTAGATTTATTTTCGGTTAGAATACAAAGATTTTTTAGAACGATTTCAAGTGTAAAGGTGCCAAAAAGCACTGTAACTGATGAAAATAGGTTTCAAGAAGAATTAAAAGATGTAAAATAA
- a CDS encoding Type III restriction-modification system methylation subunit translates to MSTNDQNLSKEKLLAEIDRLKKELKKRKKYGLVWEDKPEEVFEMCKEKLPVLKEVKDKEIITDKNKPVNLLIEGDNYHALSVLNYTHAGKVDVIYIDPPYNTGNKDFIFNDNYVDREDSYRHSKWLSFMEKRLKLAKNLLKDTGVIFISIDEHELAQLKMLCDEIFTEKNLVAIFTWVRKRKPSHLDTHVRKNTEFIICYAKNLNYLLPLKSSLAEDEKPYPFYNSGNSRGVLQFPANFVKVNGLKDGIYKPDEYKDKKTLVKLLDKIEIKNGLITNSFRLEGEWRYSQKSLDELIKNKEEIVIKGRKFKPYYIRKLKGNVDELKNTMTILGATGKIKKINNPEFYEAELQIGTNEDAEQELAYMGIKFNNPKPTSLVKFLIKIATIYSGKNAIILDFFAGSGTTGNAVLELNREDNRDHKFILCTNNENNNGNGYKIAEYICYPRIKKVIEGYKNLKGEQVEGLGGNLKYFKTDFVDAEPSDKNKIRLTHQATEMLCVKEGTFEKVIDNERFKIFKNSNHYTGIIWDQTAIPEFKKVIKDIKGKISVYVFSLGDETFDEEFTDIKQKVKLSPIPEAILRMYRGIFK, encoded by the coding sequence ATGAGCACTAACGATCAAAATTTATCAAAAGAAAAACTTTTAGCTGAAATTGATCGGCTGAAGAAGGAGTTAAAGAAAAGGAAAAAATACGGGCTTGTTTGGGAAGATAAACCGGAAGAAGTGTTTGAGATGTGTAAAGAAAAACTGCCGGTGCTGAAAGAGGTAAAAGATAAAGAAATAATTACAGATAAAAATAAACCGGTAAATTTATTGATTGAAGGAGATAATTATCATGCCCTTTCGGTTTTGAATTATACTCACGCTGGTAAAGTTGATGTCATCTACATTGATCCACCGTATAACACTGGTAATAAAGACTTTATTTTCAATGATAATTATGTTGATCGCGAAGATTCTTACCGTCACTCAAAATGGCTTTCTTTTATGGAGAAACGATTAAAACTGGCAAAGAATTTATTGAAAGACACTGGAGTAATTTTTATTTCAATTGATGAACATGAACTTGCTCAGCTTAAAATGTTATGTGATGAAATTTTTACAGAGAAAAACCTAGTTGCGATTTTTACTTGGGTTCGAAAAAGAAAGCCAAGTCATCTCGACACTCATGTTAGAAAAAATACAGAGTTTATAATTTGTTATGCCAAAAATTTAAATTATTTATTACCTCTAAAATCATCGTTAGCCGAAGATGAAAAACCTTACCCATTCTATAACTCCGGAAATAGCAGGGGTGTTTTACAATTTCCTGCTAATTTTGTAAAAGTTAATGGACTCAAAGACGGTATTTATAAACCAGATGAGTACAAAGATAAAAAAACATTGGTTAAGTTATTAGATAAAATTGAAATAAAAAACGGACTAATTACAAATAGTTTTCGTCTTGAAGGTGAGTGGCGATACTCTCAAAAATCACTAGACGAATTGATAAAAAATAAAGAAGAGATTGTTATTAAGGGAAGAAAGTTTAAACCTTATTATATTAGAAAATTGAAGGGTAATGTTGATGAATTAAAAAACACGATGACGATTTTAGGTGCGACTGGAAAAATAAAAAAGATAAACAACCCAGAATTTTATGAGGCAGAGCTTCAAATAGGAACTAATGAAGATGCAGAGCAAGAGCTTGCTTATATGGGGATAAAATTTAATAATCCCAAGCCGACTTCACTAGTAAAATTTTTGATTAAAATCGCCACTATTTACTCAGGAAAAAATGCAATAATTCTTGATTTTTTTGCTGGCTCTGGCACTACTGGAAATGCTGTATTAGAACTAAATAGAGAAGATAATCGAGATCATAAATTTATATTATGCACAAATAATGAGAACAACAATGGTAACGGTTACAAAATCGCCGAGTATATTTGCTACCCGAGAATTAAAAAAGTTATTGAAGGATATAAAAATTTAAAAGGTGAACAGGTTGAAGGTTTGGGCGGCAATCTAAAATATTTTAAAACCGATTTTGTTGATGCTGAACCAAGCGATAAAAATAAAATTAGACTTACTCATCAAGCAACAGAGATGCTTTGTGTTAAAGAAGGAACTTTTGAAAAGGTGATAGATAACGAAAGATTTAAAATTTTTAAAAATTCAAACCATTATACCGGCATTATTTGGGACCAAACCGCAATTCCAGAATTTAAAAAAGTGATTAAAGACATAAAAGGCAAAATCAGCGTCTATGTTTTCTCATTAGGCGATGAAACTTTTGATGAAGAATTTACTGATATTAAACAAAAGGTTAAATTATCTCCTATCCCCGAAGCAATTTTGAGGATGTATAGGGGGATTTTTAAGTAG
- a CDS encoding DNA repair protein RadC encodes MPKSFTIHDLPKEERPRERLLMFGEQALSAQELLQLILGRGVSGESVALTAQKLLSHFGSLQKLSEASVEELSEIKGVGLAKAAQIKAAFEIGRRLLDQTPSYKSKELTDPKKVYQLIKSRLTDYYREHFYIIALNSRNYSVAEISIGSLNASIVHPREVFAEAIKSKAASVIFVHNHPSGDPEPSEDDLALTKRLSEAGRILGIEVADHIIVTKNNYFSFKEKGII; translated from the coding sequence ATGCCCAAATCCTTCACCATTCATGATTTACCCAAGGAGGAAAGGCCTAGAGAAAGACTTCTAATGTTTGGGGAACAAGCACTTTCGGCTCAGGAATTACTGCAACTTATTTTAGGCCGCGGTGTTTCCGGTGAATCGGTTGCTTTAACTGCGCAAAAATTGTTGTCTCATTTTGGCAGTTTGCAAAAGTTATCGGAAGCAAGTGTTGAGGAATTGTCAGAGATTAAAGGCGTTGGTTTGGCAAAAGCGGCCCAAATTAAGGCGGCATTTGAAATTGGTCGTCGTCTTTTAGATCAGACTCCATCTTATAAAAGTAAAGAACTTACAGATCCTAAAAAAGTTTATCAGTTAATAAAAAGCAGACTTACAGATTATTACAGGGAACATTTTTATATTATTGCTTTAAATAGCAGAAATTATTCGGTTGCCGAAATTTCAATTGGCTCTCTTAATGCAAGTATTGTTCATCCAAGAGAAGTTTTTGCCGAGGCTATTAAAAGTAAAGCTGCATCGGTTATCTTTGTTCATAATCATCCATCAGGTGATCCTGAACCATCAGAGGATGATTTAGCCTTAACAAAAAGGCTTTCTGAAGCAGGTAGAATTTTAGGAATTGAAGTTGCTGATCATATTATTGTTACTAAAAATAATTATTTTAGTTTTAAAGAAAAGGGAATTATCTAG
- a CDS encoding Putative methyltransferase YcgJ, protein MSEASLVEYPYSYSPIAEGPINEIRRRIMPFRFALAAREIASEIGLNDNSPKKVLEIGSGLGLLGQELVKRAKSVKFDYFGIDIVLSSLQKGKERIPLSLQADAKKLPFSDNSFDSVVSTDVLEHIPDATFVVSEIRRVLKPGGVAFLVIADPSEGRFRNVSDHIDRTNSGSDISFWEDLFRKQGLTLRDSSKKYREKDWRNIFKLPFLAKLKDKPGFACAFNPVYRPGVYILENNK, encoded by the coding sequence ATGTCCGAAGCGTCACTAGTAGAGTATCCTTATTCTTATTCGCCTATTGCTGAAGGTCCTATTAATGAGATTAGAAGGAGAATTATGCCTTTTCGTTTTGCCTTGGCCGCTCGTGAGATAGCTAGCGAAATAGGATTAAATGATAATTCCCCTAAAAAAGTACTCGAGATAGGAAGTGGTCTTGGCTTATTGGGTCAGGAGTTGGTTAAGCGGGCAAAAAGTGTTAAGTTCGATTATTTTGGCATTGATATAGTTCTTTCGTCTCTACAAAAAGGTAAGGAAAGAATTCCGCTTTCTTTGCAAGCTGATGCAAAAAAGCTTCCTTTTTCTGACAATTCTTTTGATAGTGTGGTAAGTACAGATGTCTTAGAACACATTCCTGATGCCACTTTTGTTGTTTCAGAAATAAGAAGGGTTTTAAAGCCTGGTGGTGTGGCTTTCTTGGTAATTGCGGATCCATCTGAGGGCAGGTTTAGAAATGTTAGTGATCATATAGATCGCACCAATTCTGGTTCTGATATTTCTTTTTGGGAAGATTTATTTAGAAAACAGGGCCTTACCTTAAGAGATAGCTCGAAAAAGTACAGAGAGAAAGATTGGAGGAACATATTTAAACTTCCTTTTTTGGCGAAGCTTAAAGATAAACCGGGTTTTGCTTGTGCTTTTAATCCCGTATACCGTCCTGGTGTTTATATACTCGAAAACAATAAGTGA
- a CDS encoding integrase catalytic region: MKERSLRKLLKRLISLLNNKVQNLYPLKIYRCLVRYGLNVLPCELIKAERRIKNFRRYTIGYLHLDTLYSPKINKRRFYLFTAIDRVSKLAFIRVQKTKTKEMGVYFLKQVLNFYPYKIHYILTDNKGEFSYKYLHQTKRPKDKRVHPFGKLCQENKIKHRTIKFKHPWTNGMVERFNGKIKDKVFKRHIFDNEDDLKEKLYTYLNDYNFKVKLRQLNYRTPADYLKTRFGYSIQRIVI, from the coding sequence TTGAAAGAAAGAAGTTTAAGAAAACTACTGAAGAGACTTATTTCTCTCTTAAATAACAAGGTGCAAAATCTATATCCTCTTAAGATATACCGGTGTCTTGTTAGATATGGATTAAATGTATTGCCTTGTGAATTAATCAAGGCAGAAAGAAGGATAAAGAATTTTAGGAGATACACAATAGGCTATCTTCATCTTGATACCCTTTATTCTCCAAAAATTAACAAAAGAAGATTCTACTTATTTACTGCAATTGATCGTGTAAGTAAACTAGCCTTTATTCGGGTTCAAAAGACAAAGACAAAGGAAATGGGAGTTTATTTTCTAAAACAGGTTCTTAATTTTTACCCATATAAGATCCATTACATCTTAACTGATAATAAAGGAGAATTCTCATATAAATATCTTCATCAAACCAAAAGACCTAAAGACAAAAGAGTTCATCCTTTTGGTAAATTATGTCAAGAAAATAAAATCAAACATCGCACTATCAAATTCAAACATCCCTGGACAAATGGTATGGTAGAAAGATTTAATGGTAAGATAAAAGATAAAGTATTTAAGCGCCATATCTTTGACAATGAAGATGATCTCAAAGAAAAACTATACACATACTTGAATGATTACAACTTTAAGGTAAAATTAAGACAATTAAACTACCGGACACCCGCAGATTACCTGAAAACAAGATTTGGTTATTCTATACAACGTATCGTAATATGA